A portion of the Cystobacter ferrugineus genome contains these proteins:
- a CDS encoding FKBP-type peptidyl-prolyl cis-trans isomerase: MRLGVLAAAVIGFTGMQALAQAPASSSSASLKTEDDKAIYALGLSIGRSIKIFDLSPAEIEIVKKGLTDSLTNAKPAVELDTYGPKLQALAKGRQEKVGQKFLEDAAKEKGAVKLPSGIIFKELKAGTGASPKATDTVKVNYRGTLTNGTEFDSSYKRGEPAEFPLNGVIPCWTEGVQKLKVGGKAQLVCPAKQAYGEQGSPPTIPPNATLVFEVELLGIGGQGADVPRATPEPKK, encoded by the coding sequence ATGCGATTGGGTGTACTGGCAGCGGCAGTCATCGGCTTCACTGGAATGCAGGCACTGGCGCAGGCCCCGGCCTCGTCGTCCTCGGCTTCACTCAAGACGGAGGATGACAAGGCGATCTACGCGCTCGGGCTGTCGATCGGCCGGAGCATCAAGATCTTCGACCTGAGCCCGGCCGAGATCGAGATCGTCAAGAAGGGCCTGACGGACTCGCTCACCAACGCCAAGCCCGCGGTGGAATTGGACACGTACGGGCCCAAGCTGCAGGCGCTCGCCAAGGGCCGGCAGGAGAAGGTCGGCCAGAAGTTCCTGGAGGACGCCGCCAAGGAGAAGGGCGCCGTCAAGCTGCCCTCCGGCATCATCTTCAAGGAGCTCAAGGCCGGCACCGGCGCGAGCCCCAAGGCGACCGACACCGTGAAGGTCAACTACCGCGGCACGCTCACCAACGGCACGGAGTTCGACAGCTCCTACAAGCGCGGCGAGCCGGCCGAGTTCCCCCTCAACGGCGTCATCCCCTGCTGGACCGAGGGCGTGCAGAAGCTGAAGGTGGGCGGCAAGGCGCAGCTCGTGTGCCCCGCCAAGCAGGCCTACGGGGAGCAGGGCTCGCCTCCCACCATCCCGCCCAATGCCACCCTGGTGTTCGAGGTGGAGCTGCTGGGCATCGGCGGTCAGGGCGCGGACGTGCCGCGCGCCACGCCCGAGCCCAAGAAGTAG
- a CDS encoding PilZ domain-containing protein: MSDKRKNARVPLDIYLNKYMSGVPYMVHASDISQEGVSLGRLIEPEHSARKVGLQFQLPGSEEVIYAEGEVVREWVEASPSPRERSGVRFTLLTSRHRKMIDEYVSRGTRGH; this comes from the coding sequence ATGAGCGACAAGCGGAAGAACGCGCGGGTTCCCCTCGACATCTACCTGAACAAGTACATGTCGGGTGTGCCGTACATGGTGCACGCCAGCGACATCAGTCAGGAGGGCGTGAGTCTGGGACGCCTCATCGAGCCCGAGCATTCCGCCAGGAAGGTGGGGTTGCAGTTCCAACTCCCCGGCTCCGAGGAGGTCATCTACGCCGAGGGCGAGGTGGTGCGCGAGTGGGTGGAGGCCAGCCCGAGTCCGCGGGAGCGTTCGGGCGTGCGCTTCACGCTGCTCACCTCGCGGCACCGGAAGATGATCGACGAGTACGTGTCGCGCGGCACGCGGGGCCACTGA
- a CDS encoding PEGA domain-containing protein: MESPTVDRAREMLRTGRAREGNLVLRCEPGDADVYLDGVAQGFCSDFGDAQGGLRVGEGMHRVDVKKEGHWPYTTYYEPGRARAVLTIRLREKTPAGGQSP; the protein is encoded by the coding sequence GTGGAGTCCCCGACGGTGGATCGGGCCCGGGAGATGCTGCGGACCGGACGGGCGCGTGAAGGCAACCTGGTGTTGCGGTGCGAGCCCGGGGACGCGGACGTGTACCTGGATGGAGTCGCCCAGGGGTTCTGCTCCGACTTCGGGGATGCCCAGGGAGGGCTGCGCGTGGGCGAGGGCATGCACCGCGTCGACGTGAAGAAGGAAGGCCACTGGCCCTACACCACGTATTACGAGCCCGGCCGGGCCCGGGCGGTGCTGACCATCCGGCTGCGGGAGAAGACGCCGGCGGGTGGGCAGTCCCCGTGA
- a CDS encoding AI-2E family transporter gives MKRRGAVIGRNKRGKAQAVKAPVLPRVVEAPAEPALQVVRGEPEALLSEAEARRVDFVWSAVMVGVLGLVFALLSVFGGVAIPVLLALATAYVLNPVVTGLERRGVDRTWGTSAVFVACTLVTAGGVLYLVPVFRDEATKLPEFFVRASSQVVPQVESLLGRPLPDLLRQRMTELGGRASELLQSAGPTAARLVASFAGNTARFVATLLGLLVVPVLAFFFLQDYPRLVELVRGLVPRRAERLVSQRFAEVDDVLSAFVRGQVTVGAILSVLYSTGLGFARIDMAIVIGFIAGFGNMVPYLGTGVGVVLALLGVMLSWQGAWQLAVVVGTFVVGQMAEGFIITPRVVGDKVGLSSMAVIIAILAFGELFGFTGILLAVPTTAILKVVLRVVVERYQKTSVYTGEKPTP, from the coding sequence ATGAAGAGAAGGGGTGCGGTCATCGGACGCAACAAGAGAGGCAAGGCGCAGGCGGTGAAGGCGCCCGTGCTCCCCAGGGTGGTAGAGGCTCCGGCGGAACCGGCGCTGCAGGTGGTCCGCGGCGAGCCCGAGGCCCTGCTGTCGGAAGCCGAGGCCCGGCGGGTGGACTTCGTCTGGTCGGCGGTGATGGTGGGCGTGTTGGGGCTGGTGTTCGCGCTGCTGTCGGTCTTCGGCGGAGTGGCGATCCCGGTGCTGCTGGCGCTGGCCACGGCCTACGTGCTCAACCCCGTCGTCACGGGCCTGGAGCGCCGGGGGGTTGATCGGACCTGGGGGACGAGCGCGGTGTTCGTCGCGTGCACGCTGGTGACGGCCGGAGGCGTGCTCTATCTGGTACCCGTCTTCCGGGACGAGGCCACGAAGCTGCCGGAATTCTTCGTGCGGGCGAGCTCTCAGGTGGTGCCCCAGGTGGAGTCCTTGTTGGGCCGTCCCCTGCCGGACCTGCTCCGGCAGCGCATGACGGAGCTGGGCGGACGGGCCTCGGAGCTGTTGCAGAGCGCGGGGCCCACCGCGGCGCGGCTGGTGGCGAGCTTCGCGGGCAACACGGCGCGTTTCGTGGCCACGCTGCTGGGGCTGCTGGTGGTGCCGGTGTTGGCCTTCTTCTTCCTGCAGGACTACCCCCGCCTGGTGGAGCTGGTGCGGGGGCTGGTGCCCCGCCGGGCGGAGCGGCTGGTGAGCCAGCGCTTCGCCGAGGTGGATGACGTGCTGTCGGCGTTCGTGCGCGGGCAGGTGACGGTGGGGGCCATCCTGTCGGTGCTCTACAGCACGGGGCTGGGGTTCGCGCGCATCGACATGGCCATCGTCATCGGGTTCATCGCGGGCTTTGGCAACATGGTGCCGTACCTGGGCACGGGCGTGGGCGTGGTGTTGGCGCTGCTGGGGGTGATGCTGTCGTGGCAGGGTGCGTGGCAGCTCGCCGTCGTGGTGGGCACGTTCGTGGTGGGGCAGATGGCCGAGGGCTTCATCATCACGCCGCGCGTCGTGGGCGATAAGGTGGGCCTGTCCTCGATGGCCGTCATCATCGCCATCCTGGCGTTTGGCGAGCTGTTCGGCTTCACCGGCATCCTGCTCGCGGTGCCCACGACGGCCATCCTCAAGGTGGTGCTGCGCGTGGTGGTGGAGCGCTACCAGAAGACGTCCGTCTATACGGGCGAGAAGCCCACCCCTTGA
- a CDS encoding uracil-DNA glycosylase, translating to MAGLVSLHEEIVACRACPRLVEWREKIAREKRRAYRDWTYWGRAVPGFGDPRAGMVIVGLAPAAHGANRTGRYFTGDRSGEFLLAGLHRAGFANQPRSDHRDDGLVLTGAFISAPCRCAPPDNKPLPEELARCMPFFDRELALLPVRVVLALGSIAWNATLAWMQRTGVELPSPRPAFGHGAELALPGAPVLLGSYHVSQQNTQTGRLTPAMFDAVTARARVLLESPREERARVSLFP from the coding sequence CTGGCGGGCCTGGTGTCCCTTCATGAGGAAATCGTCGCCTGCCGGGCCTGTCCCCGGCTGGTGGAGTGGCGGGAGAAGATCGCCCGGGAGAAGCGCCGGGCCTACCGGGACTGGACGTACTGGGGCCGGGCGGTGCCGGGGTTCGGAGACCCCCGGGCGGGCATGGTCATCGTGGGACTGGCGCCCGCGGCGCATGGCGCCAACCGGACGGGCCGGTACTTCACGGGGGACCGCTCGGGGGAGTTCCTCCTGGCCGGGCTGCACCGCGCGGGGTTCGCCAATCAGCCCCGGAGCGACCACCGCGACGACGGACTGGTGCTGACCGGGGCCTTCATCTCCGCGCCCTGCCGGTGCGCGCCTCCCGACAACAAGCCCCTGCCGGAGGAACTGGCGCGCTGCATGCCCTTCTTCGACCGGGAGCTGGCCCTGCTGCCCGTCCGGGTGGTGCTGGCGCTGGGGAGCATCGCCTGGAACGCGACGCTCGCCTGGATGCAGCGCACGGGGGTGGAGCTGCCCTCGCCCCGGCCCGCCTTCGGCCACGGCGCCGAGCTGGCCCTGCCCGGGGCTCCGGTGCTGCTGGGCAGCTACCACGTCAGCCAGCAGAACACCCAGACGGGGCGGCTCACCCCGGCCATGTTCGACGCGGTGACGGCCCGGGCCCGGGTGTTGTTGGAGTCTCCGCGGGAAGAGCGCGCACGCGTGTCGCTGTTTCCTTGA
- the thrS gene encoding threonine--tRNA ligase — protein MADQITVTLPDGSQKQAARGTTIADFVREGIGAGLAKAALFARVNGEDMDLSRRLESDAKLQIFTSKSPEGLDLIRHDAAHVVAAVVQRLYPGTQVTIGPSTEDGFYYDFFRERPFTPEDLEKIEAEANKEIAQNQPFVRSEVSMEEAIQLFEGKGEKFKVEIVKDIAAKGAKTLTLYTHGDWVDFCLGPHAPSTGKIGVIKLMSTSGAYWRGDHRNPMLQRIYGTAFFDKKALQEYLNRLEEARKRDHRKLGKELDLFHFHQFSPGGAFWTPKGTTLYNTLSAFMRRLTTDNGYVEIKTPLLYNKGLWETSGHWGKYKENMFLVLDSESGEHDFSLKPMNCPSHHLYYGFKKHSYRDLPLRLHTQDVLHRNEAAGSLGGLTRVRQFAQDDAHIYCREDQIPDEVKRFVHILDRVYKAVGLSYTVKLSTRPEKRLGDDALWDRAEGGLKSALESLGLQYELKPGDGAFYGPKIDFDVSDSIGRKWQLGTIQLDYLAPERFDLTYVGEDNAEHRPVVLHRAIYGSFERFIAILIEHFAGAFPAWLAPVQVTLVTVADRQLDYARQVRDRLRSKGYRVELDERGLTLNAKIREAQVHKIPFTLVIGDNEVEAGAVSPRRYGGEDLKSMKLELFEALLEKEAAWP, from the coding sequence ATGGCGGATCAAATCACGGTGACTCTCCCCGACGGCAGCCAGAAGCAGGCGGCGCGGGGCACGACCATCGCTGACTTCGTGCGTGAGGGCATTGGGGCGGGCCTGGCCAAGGCCGCGCTCTTCGCGCGGGTGAACGGCGAGGACATGGACCTGTCGCGCCGGCTCGAGTCGGACGCGAAGCTGCAGATCTTCACCTCCAAGAGTCCCGAGGGGTTGGATCTCATCCGGCACGACGCCGCGCACGTGGTGGCGGCGGTGGTGCAGCGGCTCTATCCCGGCACCCAGGTGACGATCGGCCCGTCCACCGAGGACGGCTTCTACTACGACTTCTTCCGGGAGCGGCCCTTCACGCCCGAGGATCTGGAGAAGATCGAGGCGGAGGCCAACAAGGAGATCGCCCAGAACCAGCCCTTCGTGCGCAGCGAGGTCTCCATGGAGGAGGCCATCCAGCTCTTCGAGGGCAAGGGCGAGAAGTTCAAGGTCGAGATCGTCAAGGACATCGCGGCCAAGGGCGCCAAGACGCTCACGCTCTACACCCACGGCGACTGGGTGGACTTCTGCCTCGGGCCCCATGCGCCGAGCACCGGGAAGATCGGCGTCATCAAGCTCATGTCCACCAGCGGTGCCTACTGGCGTGGAGATCATCGCAACCCGATGCTCCAGCGCATCTACGGCACGGCCTTCTTCGACAAGAAGGCGCTCCAGGAGTACCTCAACCGGCTGGAGGAGGCGCGCAAGCGCGACCACCGCAAGCTGGGCAAGGAGCTGGATCTCTTCCACTTCCACCAGTTCTCGCCCGGCGGCGCCTTCTGGACCCCCAAGGGCACCACCCTCTACAACACCCTGTCGGCCTTCATGCGCCGGCTGACGACCGACAACGGCTACGTGGAGATCAAGACCCCCCTGCTCTACAACAAGGGCCTGTGGGAGACGAGCGGACACTGGGGCAAGTACAAGGAGAACATGTTCCTCGTGCTGGACAGTGAGAGCGGCGAGCACGACTTCTCGCTCAAGCCGATGAACTGCCCCAGCCACCACCTGTACTACGGCTTCAAGAAGCACAGCTACCGCGACCTGCCCCTGCGCCTGCACACCCAGGACGTGCTCCACCGCAACGAGGCGGCCGGCTCTCTGGGCGGTCTCACGCGCGTGCGTCAGTTCGCCCAGGACGACGCCCACATCTACTGCCGCGAGGATCAGATCCCCGACGAGGTGAAGCGCTTCGTCCACATCCTGGATCGCGTCTACAAGGCGGTGGGGCTGAGCTACACGGTGAAGCTGTCCACGCGGCCGGAGAAGCGGCTCGGGGATGACGCGCTGTGGGATCGGGCCGAGGGCGGCCTGAAGAGCGCGCTGGAGAGCCTGGGCCTGCAGTACGAGCTCAAGCCGGGCGATGGCGCCTTCTACGGCCCGAAGATCGACTTCGACGTGTCCGACAGCATCGGCCGCAAGTGGCAGCTGGGCACCATCCAGCTCGACTACCTGGCGCCCGAGCGCTTCGACCTCACCTACGTGGGCGAGGACAACGCCGAGCACCGTCCGGTCGTGCTGCACCGCGCCATCTACGGCTCCTTCGAGCGCTTCATCGCCATCCTCATCGAGCACTTCGCGGGAGCCTTCCCGGCGTGGCTGGCGCCCGTGCAGGTCACGCTCGTCACCGTGGCGGACCGGCAGCTCGACTACGCCCGCCAGGTGCGCGACCGTTTGCGCTCCAAGGGCTACCGGGTCGAGCTGGACGAGCGGGGACTCACCCTCAACGCCAAGATCCGCGAGGCCCAGGTGCACAAAATCCCCTTCACCCTGGTGATCGGCGACAACGAGGTGGAGGCGGGCGCGGTCTCCCCCCGCCGCTACGGCGGGGAGGATCTCAAGAGCATGAAGCTGGAGCTCTTCGAGGCCCTGCTGGAGAAGGAAGCGGCCTGGCCCTGA
- the infC gene encoding translation initiation factor IF-3 has protein sequence MARDQRTNRRIRAREVRVVGPAGEQLGVLPIEAALERAQSEGMDLVEVNPMAKPPVCKIMDYGKFKYEEKKRASEAKKKQVVVHLKEVKLRPKTEEHDYEFKVRNVRRFLEEGNKAKVTIMFRGREITHKELGSAILDDVIKDLKDVAVVEQMPRMEGRQMFMIIAPNPKVAQRARELARQQAAAAEKAEAAGKPAAGGPAGGRKPGDAPGEGTPVVEASVAQMAPAAPAAQSGGAK, from the coding sequence ATCGCTCGCGACCAAAGAACGAACCGCCGTATTCGCGCTCGCGAGGTCCGCGTCGTAGGACCTGCGGGAGAGCAACTCGGTGTCCTGCCGATCGAAGCAGCCCTGGAGCGCGCTCAGTCCGAGGGGATGGACCTCGTCGAGGTCAACCCCATGGCCAAGCCGCCGGTCTGCAAGATCATGGACTACGGCAAGTTCAAGTACGAGGAGAAGAAGCGAGCCTCGGAAGCGAAGAAGAAGCAGGTCGTCGTCCATTTGAAGGAAGTCAAGCTCCGCCCGAAGACGGAGGAGCATGACTACGAGTTCAAGGTCCGCAACGTGCGGCGCTTCCTCGAGGAGGGGAACAAGGCCAAGGTCACGATCATGTTCCGTGGGCGTGAGATCACGCACAAGGAGCTGGGCTCGGCCATCCTCGACGACGTCATCAAGGACCTGAAGGACGTGGCGGTGGTGGAGCAGATGCCGCGCATGGAAGGGCGGCAGATGTTCATGATCATCGCCCCCAACCCGAAGGTGGCGCAGCGGGCGCGCGAGTTGGCCCGGCAGCAGGCGGCGGCGGCGGAGAAGGCCGAGGCGGCGGGCAAGCCCGCGGCGGGCGGCCCGGCGGGTGGCAGGAAGCCTGGCGATGCCCCGGGAGAAGGCACCCCGGTGGTGGAAGCATCGGTGGCCCAGATGGCCCCCGCGGCTCCGGCGGCTCAGTCCGGCGGCGCGAAATAG
- the rpmI gene encoding 50S ribosomal protein L35, producing the protein MPKLKTRSGAKKRFHVKKSGQVKFAKAYGKHLFTHAKSQKLKREHRGTGHLRDMDAKKVRLELFPYGAN; encoded by the coding sequence ATGCCCAAGTTGAAGACCCGGAGCGGCGCGAAGAAGCGCTTCCACGTGAAGAAGTCCGGCCAGGTGAAGTTCGCCAAGGCCTACGGCAAGCACCTGTTCACCCACGCCAAGAGCCAGAAGCTCAAGCGCGAGCACCGCGGCACGGGTCACCTCCGGGACATGGACGCCAAGAAGGTGCGTCTGGAGCTGTTCCCGTACGGAGCCAACTAG
- the rplT gene encoding 50S ribosomal protein L20 has protein sequence MRVKKGFKARRRRNRILKLAKGYRGRRKNCYKRANQAVERALDYASRDRAQRKRNFRSLWIVRINAAARTVGLSYSRLIAGLAKNKIALDRKVLADLAVADPAGFAAVANIAKAA, from the coding sequence ATGCGCGTCAAAAAAGGATTCAAGGCCCGTCGTCGTCGTAATCGCATTCTGAAGCTGGCCAAGGGCTACCGGGGCCGCCGCAAGAATTGCTACAAGCGGGCCAACCAGGCCGTGGAGCGTGCGCTGGATTACGCCAGCCGTGATCGCGCGCAGCGCAAGCGCAACTTCCGCTCGCTGTGGATCGTCCGCATCAACGCGGCCGCCCGCACCGTGGGCCTGTCGTACTCGCGGCTGATCGCCGGTCTGGCCAAGAACAAGATCGCCCTGGATCGCAAGGTCCTCGCCGACCTGGCCGTGGCGGATCCCGCCGGTTTTGCCGCCGTCGCCAACATCGCGAAGGCGGCCTGA
- the pheS gene encoding phenylalanine--tRNA ligase subunit alpha, with protein MRDRLQSLADAARREISVASEPTAVEALRIRYLGKKGELSGVLGGMGKLPPDERRALGEVANQVKAEIEKLLTEAIQRVEEAALESELRGPRLDVTLPGRSVTPGSRHPVSRTMEDIVRTFQRLGFEVAHGPEIELDYFNFEALNLPKDHPARDMQDTFYVDEASLGHAKKADSPVLLRTHTSPVQVRFMLNRKPPIRAVMPGRVYRRDSDITHTPMFHQVEGLLVDKDVSFAELKGTLDAFVKAFFGSDTRTRFRPSFFPFTEPSAEVDISCTSCGGKGCRVCKQTGWLEVLGSGMVHPNVFKYSGYDATEVTGYAFGMGVERIAMLRYRIDDLRMMFENDARFLEQF; from the coding sequence ATGCGAGACCGCTTGCAGTCGCTCGCGGATGCGGCACGGCGCGAGATCTCCGTCGCCTCGGAACCCACCGCGGTGGAGGCGCTCCGGATCCGCTACCTCGGCAAGAAGGGTGAGTTGTCCGGTGTGCTCGGCGGCATGGGCAAGTTGCCCCCCGACGAGCGCCGCGCCCTGGGCGAGGTGGCCAATCAGGTCAAGGCCGAGATCGAGAAGCTGCTCACCGAGGCCATCCAACGCGTGGAGGAGGCGGCGCTCGAGAGCGAGTTGCGCGGCCCCAGGTTGGACGTGACGCTGCCCGGACGGAGCGTCACCCCCGGCAGCCGCCACCCGGTGTCCCGGACGATGGAGGACATCGTCCGCACCTTCCAGCGGCTGGGCTTCGAGGTGGCCCACGGGCCGGAGATCGAGCTGGACTACTTCAACTTCGAGGCGCTCAACCTCCCGAAGGATCACCCCGCGCGCGACATGCAGGACACCTTCTACGTGGACGAGGCCTCGCTCGGCCACGCGAAGAAGGCGGACAGCCCGGTGCTGCTGCGCACGCACACGTCGCCGGTGCAGGTGCGCTTCATGCTCAACCGCAAGCCGCCCATCCGCGCCGTCATGCCCGGCCGCGTCTACCGGCGCGACTCGGACATCACCCACACGCCCATGTTCCACCAGGTGGAGGGGCTGCTCGTGGACAAGGACGTGAGCTTCGCCGAGCTCAAGGGCACCCTGGACGCCTTCGTGAAGGCCTTCTTCGGCTCGGACACGCGCACGCGCTTCCGGCCTTCCTTCTTCCCCTTCACCGAGCCCTCGGCCGAGGTGGACATCTCCTGCACCTCGTGCGGCGGCAAGGGCTGCCGCGTGTGCAAGCAGACCGGCTGGCTGGAGGTGCTCGGCAGCGGCATGGTGCACCCCAACGTCTTCAAGTACAGCGGCTACGACGCCACCGAGGTGACGGGCTACGCGTTCGGCATGGGCGTGGAGCGCATCGCCATGCTGCGCTACCGAATCGATGACCTGCGGATGATGTTCGAGAACGACGCGCGCTTCCTGGAGCAGTTCTGA
- the pheT gene encoding phenylalanine--tRNA ligase subunit beta translates to MKISVKWLKDYVALPAAVEELARKLTAVGLEIEGLDRPGEALRGVVVAQIQESVQHPNADKLSVTKVDLGGPEKLQVVCGAKNFKVGDKVPLATIGTKLPNGVEIKQAPLRGVDSFGMLCSAKELGLSEESSGLLILPPELAPGTPIAEALGVDDVVLEVNVTPNRPDALSHLGVAREVAVATGAPLRLPEPRLAESGEPASSKVKVRVEDPARCPRYTARVIENVKIGPSPQWLQDRLKACGVRPISNVVDVTNFVLLEYGQPLHAFDLDKVAGQEIIVRTARSGEKMTTLDGKQRALDAEDLLICDRDRAQALAGVMGGADSEVSASTTRVVLESAHFQPSSIRRSSKRHGLHTEASHRFERGADLDAVLPAVDRAAALIAELAGGTVAPGRVDVYPQPQPLRRVSLRYGRVEKVLGVAIAEADCRRILGTLGFRAVEEGSGQTTFEVPRARVDVEREEDLFEELARVHGYDNIPAKLPRGLAELAPEPPSAEAERRARQALAGAGLSEVVNYSFVMPRVLEVLGGKEQPVALLNPLSVEQSVMRTSLLPGLLENLSRSVRHQVDSVFVYEVGRAYLRDPAGGQGQQPAAREVPRLAGLCWGLRGGRSWTQKDAKADFYDAKGAVEGVLHALHVDGVRFVPAEAPAYHPRACARVELADGTVLGYVGELHPRVTKALELPRDVFAFELDTAPLYAAARLVPAWGGLPRFPAVLRDLAVVVPLELPNDEVRRVILEVGGPLVEDALVFDVYTGKPIPEGRKNLAYAIRYRSPERTLTDAEVGTAHQRIIAEVNQRLGGALRA, encoded by the coding sequence ATGAAGATCTCGGTCAAGTGGCTCAAGGACTATGTGGCGCTGCCCGCGGCCGTGGAGGAACTGGCGCGCAAGCTGACGGCGGTGGGCCTGGAAATCGAGGGCCTGGATCGCCCCGGCGAGGCCCTGCGTGGTGTCGTGGTGGCGCAGATCCAGGAGTCCGTCCAACACCCCAACGCGGACAAGCTGTCCGTCACGAAGGTGGACCTGGGCGGCCCGGAGAAGCTCCAGGTGGTGTGCGGCGCCAAGAACTTCAAGGTCGGGGACAAGGTGCCCCTGGCCACCATCGGCACGAAGCTGCCCAATGGCGTGGAGATCAAGCAGGCCCCGCTGCGCGGCGTGGACAGCTTCGGCATGCTCTGCTCGGCCAAGGAGCTGGGCCTGTCCGAGGAGTCCTCCGGCCTGCTCATCCTCCCGCCGGAGCTCGCTCCCGGCACCCCCATCGCCGAGGCGCTCGGGGTGGATGACGTGGTGCTGGAGGTGAACGTCACCCCCAACCGGCCCGATGCCCTGTCCCACCTGGGCGTGGCGCGCGAGGTGGCCGTGGCCACGGGCGCGCCCCTGCGGCTGCCCGAGCCCCGGCTCGCGGAGTCCGGCGAGCCCGCCTCCAGCAAGGTCAAGGTGCGCGTGGAGGATCCGGCGCGCTGCCCGCGCTACACGGCCCGCGTCATCGAGAACGTGAAGATCGGCCCCTCGCCCCAGTGGCTGCAGGACCGGCTCAAGGCGTGCGGCGTGCGCCCCATCAGCAACGTGGTGGACGTGACGAACTTCGTCCTCCTGGAGTACGGCCAGCCCCTGCATGCCTTCGACCTGGACAAGGTGGCGGGCCAGGAGATCATCGTCCGCACCGCCCGGTCCGGCGAGAAGATGACCACGCTGGATGGCAAGCAGCGTGCGTTGGACGCCGAGGATCTGCTCATCTGTGACCGCGACCGGGCCCAGGCCCTCGCCGGGGTGATGGGCGGCGCGGACAGCGAGGTGAGCGCGAGCACCACCCGCGTGGTGCTGGAGTCCGCCCACTTCCAGCCCTCGAGCATCCGCCGCTCCTCCAAGCGCCACGGCCTGCACACCGAGGCCTCGCACCGCTTCGAGCGCGGGGCGGACCTGGACGCCGTCCTGCCCGCGGTGGACCGGGCCGCGGCGCTCATCGCCGAGCTGGCCGGCGGCACGGTGGCGCCGGGGCGCGTGGACGTGTACCCCCAGCCCCAGCCGCTGCGCCGGGTGTCCCTGCGCTATGGCCGGGTGGAGAAGGTGCTCGGCGTGGCCATCGCCGAGGCGGACTGCCGGCGCATCCTCGGCACCCTGGGCTTCCGGGCGGTGGAGGAGGGGAGCGGGCAGACGACCTTCGAGGTGCCCCGCGCCCGCGTGGACGTGGAGCGGGAGGAGGACCTCTTCGAGGAACTCGCCCGCGTCCACGGCTACGACAACATCCCCGCGAAGCTGCCGCGCGGCCTCGCCGAGCTGGCCCCCGAGCCGCCCTCCGCCGAGGCCGAGCGCCGTGCCCGTCAGGCGCTCGCAGGGGCGGGGTTGAGCGAGGTGGTGAACTACTCCTTCGTGATGCCGCGTGTGCTGGAGGTCCTCGGCGGCAAGGAGCAGCCGGTGGCGCTGCTCAATCCGCTGAGCGTCGAGCAGTCGGTGATGCGCACGAGCCTGTTGCCCGGCCTGCTGGAGAACCTCTCACGCAGCGTGCGGCACCAGGTGGACTCCGTGTTCGTGTACGAGGTGGGCCGGGCCTACCTGCGTGACCCCGCGGGCGGCCAGGGCCAGCAGCCGGCCGCGCGAGAGGTGCCTCGGCTCGCGGGCCTGTGCTGGGGCCTGCGCGGTGGCCGCTCCTGGACCCAGAAGGATGCGAAGGCGGACTTCTACGATGCCAAGGGCGCCGTGGAGGGCGTGCTGCACGCGCTCCATGTGGACGGCGTCCGCTTCGTCCCCGCGGAGGCCCCGGCCTACCACCCGCGCGCCTGCGCCCGGGTGGAGCTGGCCGACGGCACGGTGCTCGGCTACGTGGGCGAGCTGCATCCGCGCGTGACCAAGGCCCTGGAGCTGCCCCGGGACGTCTTCGCCTTCGAGCTGGACACGGCGCCGCTCTACGCCGCCGCCCGGCTCGTGCCCGCCTGGGGAGGCCTGCCTCGCTTCCCGGCCGTGCTCCGGGACCTGGCCGTGGTGGTGCCCCTGGAGCTGCCCAACGACGAGGTCCGCCGGGTCATCCTCGAGGTGGGCGGGCCGCTGGTGGAGGACGCGCTCGTCTTCGACGTCTACACGGGCAAGCCCATCCCCGAGGGCCGCAAGAACCTGGCGTACGCCATCCGCTACCGCTCGCCCGAGCGCACCCTCACCGACGCGGAGGTGGGCACCGCCCACCAGCGCATCATCGCCGAGGTCAACCAGCGCCTGGGCGGAGCCCTGCGCGCCTGA
- a CDS encoding integration host factor subunit alpha, which yields MTKADIIEGVYEKVGFSKKESAEIVELVFDTFKETLERGDKIKISGFGNFQVRQKKARVGRNPQTGKEIEISARRVLTFRPSAVLKAALNGEQIPENHSELDAAEEAAADAAEAAGLDPEDMDEEFEGLEPVKVSRAE from the coding sequence ATGACCAAGGCGGACATCATCGAGGGCGTCTACGAGAAGGTCGGCTTCTCCAAGAAGGAGTCGGCGGAGATCGTGGAACTCGTCTTCGACACCTTCAAGGAAACGCTCGAGCGGGGGGACAAGATCAAGATCTCGGGCTTCGGCAACTTCCAGGTGCGCCAGAAGAAGGCGCGCGTGGGCCGCAACCCGCAGACGGGCAAGGAGATCGAGATCTCGGCGCGCCGGGTGCTGACCTTCCGGCCGAGCGCGGTGCTCAAGGCGGCACTCAACGGCGAGCAGATTCCGGAGAACCACTCCGAGCTGGACGCCGCCGAGGAGGCCGCCGCCGACGCCGCCGAGGCCGCCGGGTTGGATCCCGAGGACATGGACGAGGAGTTCGAGGGGTTGGAGCCCGTGAAGGTGTCGCGGGCGGAATGA